From the Candidatus Woesearchaeota archaeon genome, one window contains:
- a CDS encoding DUF120 domain-containing protein codes for MKHFEITGTVFSGLGEAGNYMNMPEYKERFRKYLGFSTYLGTLNLKIAKDDLQKISSLEAILIPGFSVGSRNFDSIKC; via the coding sequence ATGAAGCACTTTGAAATCACAGGAACAGTGTTCTCCGGATTAGGTGAGGCAGGAAACTACATGAACATGCCTGAATACAAGGAAAGATTCAGGAAATACCTGGGATTTTCAACTTACTTAGGGACCCTTAACCTGAAAATCGCAAAGGATGATTTGCAGAAAATTTCCTCGCTTGAGGCAATTTTAATTCCCGGATTCTCAGTAGGAAGCAGGAATTTTGACAGCATTAAGTGCTA
- the alaXM gene encoding alanyl-tRNA editing protein AlaXM yields the protein MTEMLYLSDCYAKEFDAGVISAEGNLVVLDKTFFYPESGGQPADRGEISFEGKSAKVVMVRKDSGSIIHEIDKNASELGISNGAVVHCSIDWERRYAFMRYHTACHVLSSVITKEEPLTEITGNQIGLDKTRVDFSLENFDKEKIRHYEEEANRIISEGHIVTIRFLPREEAFKIPGLVKLRKMLPESLQVIRVVAIEGIDEQACGGTHLKNVSEIRGIEIIGTENKGKSNRRIYFRLKE from the coding sequence ATGACAGAAATGCTTTATCTTTCAGACTGCTATGCCAAAGAATTTGATGCAGGCGTAATTTCAGCAGAGGGAAATCTTGTTGTTCTTGACAAAACTTTCTTCTATCCTGAATCAGGCGGGCAGCCTGCAGACCGTGGCGAGATTTCCTTTGAAGGGAAATCCGCAAAGGTTGTCATGGTCAGGAAAGATTCAGGAAGCATAATACATGAGATTGACAAAAATGCTTCTGAACTGGGAATATCAAATGGCGCTGTTGTGCACTGCTCAATTGACTGGGAAAGAAGGTATGCCTTTATGCGATACCATACTGCGTGCCATGTGCTTTCCTCAGTCATCACAAAAGAGGAGCCCCTGACTGAAATTACAGGAAACCAGATCGGGCTTGACAAGACTCGCGTTGATTTTTCCCTTGAAAATTTTGACAAGGAGAAAATCAGGCATTACGAGGAAGAAGCAAACAGGATAATAAGTGAAGGGCATATTGTAACAATAAGGTTCCTTCCAAGGGAAGAGGCATTCAAGATTCCCGGGCTTGTGAAATTAAGGAAGATGCTTCCAGAATCCCTTCAGGTTATAAGGGTTGTTGCAATTGAAGGAATTGATGAGCAGGCGTGCGGCGGAACACATTTGAAGAATGTTTCTGAAATCAGGGGAATAGAAATCATCGGGACAGAAAACAAGGGCAAGAGCAACAGGAGAATTTACTTCAGGCTTAAGGAATGA